A stretch of Klebsiella sp. RIT-PI-d DNA encodes these proteins:
- a CDS encoding fimbrial protein: MPKLIAFITSLLMLGWSASAWSFACRTAAGVTIPIGGGSANVYVNMAPSVSVGQNLVVDLSTQIFCHNDFPDTITDYVTLQRGSAYGGVLKNFTGTVRYNGLAYPFPTTSETARVIYNSKTDKPWPAVLYLTPVSTAGGVAISAGSLVAVLILHQTNSKDADDFQFIWNIYASNDVVVPTGGCDVSARNVTVNLPDYPGTAPVPLTVRCAQNQNLSYYLSGSTEDSGNSIFSNSAGGLAAQGVGVQIARSGTTLAANDLVSMGVVGTSPVDLGLTARYARTHGQVTAGSVQSIIGVTFVYQ, encoded by the coding sequence ATGCCAAAACTTATTGCTTTTATTACCTCGCTCCTGATGCTGGGCTGGTCCGCCAGCGCCTGGTCTTTTGCCTGTCGAACCGCCGCAGGGGTGACGATCCCGATTGGCGGCGGCTCGGCGAACGTCTACGTCAATATGGCCCCCTCCGTCAGCGTGGGGCAGAACCTGGTGGTTGACCTCTCGACGCAGATTTTTTGCCATAACGATTTCCCGGACACCATCACCGATTACGTGACGCTCCAGCGCGGCTCGGCCTATGGCGGGGTCCTCAAAAACTTTACCGGCACCGTCAGGTACAACGGGCTGGCCTATCCCTTTCCCACCACCAGCGAAACGGCGCGGGTGATCTATAACAGCAAAACCGATAAACCGTGGCCCGCCGTCCTTTATCTGACGCCGGTCAGTACCGCGGGCGGCGTCGCCATCAGCGCCGGCTCGCTGGTCGCCGTGTTGATCCTGCACCAGACCAACAGCAAAGACGCCGACGACTTTCAGTTCATCTGGAATATCTACGCCAGCAATGATGTGGTGGTACCGACCGGCGGCTGTGACGTCTCCGCCCGCAACGTGACGGTAAATTTGCCGGACTATCCTGGCACCGCCCCCGTTCCGCTTACGGTACGCTGCGCGCAGAACCAGAACCTGAGCTATTACCTCTCCGGAAGCACCGAGGATAGCGGCAATTCGATTTTCAGCAACTCCGCCGGGGGCCTTGCGGCTCAGGGCGTCGGGGTTCAGATTGCACGCAGCGGTACGACTCTGGCGGCCAACGACCTGGTGTCGATGGGCGTGGTCGGCACCTCCCCGGTGGACCTGGGGCTTACTGCCCGCTACGCCCGCACTCACGGGCAGGTCACCGCCGGCAGCGTGCAGTCGATCATCGGGGTGACGTTTGTCTACCAGTGA
- a CDS encoding fimbrial protein: MQRTLSRWLLAGMLAASIAPGHSADVTITVNGRVVAKPCTIATPTANVTLGDLYTFNMIAPGAASAWHDVILDLTQCPVGTSMVTATFSGAADSTGYYQNQGTAGNIQLELQDEEGATLNNGKRKTRPVDETTQSARFPLKVRALTVNGGATQGTIQAVINVTYTWA, translated from the coding sequence ATGCAACGCACTCTTTCCCGCTGGCTGCTGGCGGGCATGCTGGCGGCCAGTATCGCCCCCGGACACAGCGCCGACGTGACCATCACCGTTAACGGCCGGGTGGTCGCTAAACCGTGCACCATCGCCACCCCCACCGCGAACGTGACGCTGGGCGATCTCTATACCTTCAACATGATCGCCCCGGGGGCCGCCTCTGCCTGGCATGACGTGATCCTCGATCTCACCCAGTGCCCGGTCGGGACATCCATGGTCACCGCCACGTTCAGCGGCGCGGCAGACAGTACCGGCTATTACCAGAACCAGGGCACTGCCGGCAATATTCAACTTGAGTTGCAGGATGAGGAGGGCGCCACGCTCAACAACGGCAAGCGTAAAACCCGGCCGGTGGACGAAACAACCCAGTCAGCGCGCTTTCCGCTTAAGGTTCGGGCGCTGACGGTTAACGGCGGCGCAACGCAGGGCACCATCCAGGCCGTCATCAACGTTACTTACACCTGGGCCTGA
- a CDS encoding fimbrial protein has translation MIILQRVLFVLLSGLFMAHAVAADSTISISGRVRDNGCAVATDSKEFTVRMGSEADKQFPTVGAATRPVPFSIVLSPCGTAATAVKVGYTGPADNDNPTLLRLSAGASSAGGIGVQILDKNRRALALNASSSSLEWTTLTPGQTNILSFHARLMSTRVPVTAGQVTATATFTLEFQ, from the coding sequence ATGATCATTCTGCAACGCGTGTTGTTCGTGCTGCTATCCGGCTTGTTTATGGCGCACGCCGTCGCCGCAGACAGCACGATCTCTATCAGCGGCAGAGTTCGCGATAACGGCTGTGCGGTCGCCACCGACTCGAAGGAGTTTACCGTCAGGATGGGCAGTGAAGCGGATAAACAGTTTCCCACGGTCGGCGCAGCGACCCGGCCGGTGCCATTCAGCATTGTGCTGTCGCCGTGCGGCACGGCGGCAACGGCGGTCAAAGTGGGCTACACCGGCCCGGCGGATAATGACAACCCGACGCTATTAAGGCTCTCTGCCGGGGCCAGTTCCGCCGGTGGTATCGGCGTGCAGATCCTCGATAAAAACCGCCGCGCGCTGGCGCTTAACGCCAGTTCGTCGTCGCTTGAGTGGACAACTCTCACGCCGGGCCAGACCAACATTCTCAGCTTTCATGCCCGCTTAATGTCCACCCGGGTTCCGGTTACCGCCGGGCAGGTTACGGCGACCGCCACCTTCACCCTTGAATTTCAATAG
- a CDS encoding fimbrial biogenesis usher protein yields MNSGPALRPGRHVIQTLALLIAAQAFAARAELYFNPRFLSDDPSAVADLSGFEKGQEVPPGLYRVDIYLNDGFMTTRDVRFSAGDNGYGLVPCLTRGQLAGMGVNTAAVAGMNALAVDACVPLTTLIQDATTRFDVGQQRLYLTVPQAFMGNTARGYIPPQLWDDGITAALLNYNLTGNNVHNTPGGSSHYTWLNLQSGLNVGAWRLRDNSNWSYSGGASTRRENRWQHINSWLERDITPLRSRLTLGDNYTNGDIFDGINFRGAQLASDDNMLPDSQKGFAPVVHGIARGTAQVSIKQNGYEIYQSTVPPGPFTVNDLYAAGNGGDLQVTIKEADGSTQIFSVPWSTVPFLQREGHTRYAVTAGEYRSGNGQQDKPAFFQTTLLHGLPAGWTLYGGTQLADRYRAFNLGMGKNMGTLGALSLDVTQANAQLADDSHHQGQSLRFLYNKSLTETGTNIQLVGYRYSTRGYFSFADTAWRRMSGYRIESQDGPVQVKPKITDYYNLAWNKRGKAQVSVTQQLGRTSTLYISGSHQTYWGTDGADEQLQTGLNSVINDINWTLSYSLNKNAWQQGRDRVLALNVNIPFSHWLRSDTASVWRHASASYSMSHDLNGRMTNLAGLYGTLLEDNNLSYSMQTGYADGGEGNSGSSGYTALNYRGGYGNANLGYSHSEGIKQVYYGMSGGVLAHADGVTFSQPLNDTSVLIKAPGAENVKIENQTGVFTDWRGYAVIPYATEYRENRVALDTGSLADNVDVNEAVASVVPTHGAVVRAEFRAQVGLKLLMTLMHNGKPVPFGAIATSTTRHSSSIVADGGQVYLSGMPATGQVEVTWGSGANARCVADYRLDPRQTLNQIVAICR; encoded by the coding sequence ATGAACAGCGGCCCCGCCCTGCGTCCGGGACGGCATGTTATACAGACGCTGGCGCTGCTGATCGCCGCGCAGGCTTTTGCGGCGCGCGCCGAGCTGTATTTTAATCCGCGTTTTTTATCCGACGATCCTTCTGCGGTGGCGGATCTCTCCGGCTTTGAAAAAGGTCAGGAAGTACCGCCTGGCCTCTATCGCGTGGATATTTACCTCAACGACGGCTTTATGACCACACGTGATGTCAGGTTCAGTGCCGGCGATAACGGCTATGGCCTGGTACCGTGCCTGACGCGCGGGCAGCTTGCCGGCATGGGCGTTAATACCGCCGCTGTCGCAGGAATGAACGCCCTGGCGGTCGATGCCTGCGTGCCGCTGACTACCCTCATTCAGGACGCGACCACCCGATTTGATGTCGGTCAGCAGCGCCTTTATTTGACGGTACCGCAGGCTTTTATGGGTAATACCGCGCGGGGCTATATTCCGCCACAGCTGTGGGATGACGGGATCACGGCGGCGCTGCTCAATTACAACCTGACCGGCAATAACGTGCACAACACGCCCGGCGGCTCCAGCCATTATACCTGGCTTAATCTGCAAAGCGGGCTTAACGTCGGCGCATGGCGACTGCGTGACAATAGCAACTGGAGCTACAGCGGCGGGGCGTCCACTCGTCGCGAGAACCGCTGGCAGCATATTAACTCCTGGCTTGAACGCGATATCACACCGCTGCGCTCGCGGCTGACCCTTGGCGATAACTACACCAACGGCGATATTTTCGACGGCATTAACTTTCGCGGCGCGCAGCTTGCCTCCGATGACAACATGCTGCCGGACAGCCAGAAAGGGTTTGCGCCGGTGGTTCACGGCATCGCGCGGGGCACGGCGCAGGTTTCCATCAAACAAAACGGCTATGAGATCTACCAGAGTACGGTGCCGCCCGGCCCCTTTACGGTTAACGACCTGTATGCGGCGGGCAACGGCGGTGATTTGCAGGTGACCATTAAAGAAGCCGACGGCAGCACACAGATCTTTAGCGTGCCGTGGTCGACGGTCCCCTTCCTGCAACGTGAAGGGCACACGCGCTACGCCGTTACCGCCGGAGAGTATCGCAGCGGCAACGGGCAGCAGGATAAACCCGCCTTCTTTCAGACCACGCTCCTGCACGGACTTCCGGCGGGCTGGACGTTATATGGCGGTACGCAGCTGGCAGATCGTTACCGCGCCTTTAACCTCGGCATGGGCAAAAATATGGGCACCCTCGGCGCGCTGTCGCTCGACGTCACCCAGGCCAATGCGCAGCTGGCGGACGACAGCCATCATCAGGGGCAGTCGCTGCGTTTTCTGTACAACAAATCGCTGACTGAGACAGGCACCAACATTCAGCTCGTCGGTTATCGCTACTCAACGCGCGGCTATTTTAGCTTCGCTGACACCGCCTGGCGTCGAATGAGCGGTTACCGTATTGAGAGTCAGGACGGGCCGGTGCAGGTGAAACCGAAAATCACCGATTACTACAATCTGGCGTGGAATAAACGCGGTAAAGCGCAGGTCAGCGTTACCCAGCAGCTGGGGCGTACCTCAACGCTCTATATCAGCGGCAGCCACCAGACTTACTGGGGCACCGACGGTGCTGATGAACAGCTACAGACCGGGCTGAATAGCGTGATCAACGACATTAACTGGACTCTGAGTTACAGCCTGAACAAAAACGCCTGGCAGCAGGGGCGCGATCGGGTGCTGGCCCTTAACGTCAATATTCCCTTCAGCCACTGGCTGCGTTCCGATACTGCTTCCGTCTGGCGGCACGCCAGCGCCAGCTACAGCATGTCGCACGATCTGAACGGGCGGATGACTAACCTTGCGGGCCTGTACGGCACGCTGCTGGAGGATAACAACCTCAGCTACAGCATGCAGACCGGCTATGCGGACGGCGGGGAAGGCAATAGCGGCAGCAGCGGCTACACCGCCCTCAACTACCGCGGGGGCTACGGCAACGCTAACCTCGGCTACAGCCACAGCGAGGGCATTAAACAGGTCTATTACGGAATGAGCGGCGGCGTGCTGGCCCACGCCGACGGCGTCACCTTCAGCCAGCCGCTGAACGATACCAGCGTGCTGATTAAAGCGCCCGGGGCTGAAAACGTGAAAATCGAAAACCAGACCGGGGTGTTTACCGACTGGCGCGGCTACGCCGTCATTCCATATGCCACCGAGTATCGGGAGAACCGGGTGGCGCTGGATACCGGGTCGCTGGCCGACAACGTGGATGTGAATGAAGCCGTGGCCAGCGTAGTGCCAACTCACGGCGCGGTGGTGCGCGCCGAATTCCGCGCCCAGGTCGGCCTCAAACTGCTGATGACCCTGATGCACAACGGTAAACCGGTACCGTTTGGCGCGATAGCCACCTCCACGACCCGCCACAGCAGCAGCATCGTGGCGGATGGCGGTCAGGTCTATCTTAGCGGTATGCCGGCGACCGGTCAGGTCGAGGTGACATGGGGCAGTGGCGCAAACGCCCGCTGCGTGGCGGACTACCGTCTGGATCCGCGCCAGACGCTCAACCAGATCGTGGCTATCTGCCGCTAA
- a CDS encoding fimbria/pilus periplasmic chaperone yields the protein MKTTTMRRLLAGLMMMLTFGYAAHADAGVALGATRVVYPAGQKQVQLPVTSNAEGSTYLIQSWVENADGQKESRFVITPPLFAMQGKKENTLRIIDATNNQLPQDRESLFWINVKAIPSMDKAKLSDNTLQLAIISRIKLYYRPANLALPPDRAAEKLRFRRSASHLTLSNPTPYYLTVTELNAGTRTLENALVPPMGETSVPLPSDAGSTITYRTINDYGALTARTQGVMQ from the coding sequence ATGAAGACCACGACAATGCGCCGCCTGCTGGCAGGATTAATGATGATGTTAACGTTTGGCTATGCGGCCCACGCCGATGCGGGTGTCGCGCTGGGCGCAACCCGGGTGGTATATCCCGCCGGACAAAAACAGGTCCAGTTACCGGTCACCAGTAACGCAGAAGGTAGCACTTATCTGATCCAGTCATGGGTCGAAAACGCTGACGGACAAAAAGAAAGCCGCTTCGTTATCACCCCACCGCTGTTTGCGATGCAGGGTAAAAAAGAGAACACCCTGCGCATTATTGATGCGACCAATAATCAGCTGCCGCAGGATCGGGAAAGCCTGTTCTGGATCAACGTTAAGGCAATTCCGTCTATGGATAAGGCCAAACTCAGCGACAACACGCTCCAGTTGGCCATTATCAGCCGCATTAAACTGTACTACCGTCCGGCAAATCTGGCATTGCCGCCGGATCGGGCTGCCGAAAAGCTGCGTTTTCGTCGCAGCGCCTCGCACCTGACGCTGAGTAATCCGACGCCCTATTACCTGACCGTCACCGAACTCAATGCCGGTACGCGGACGCTGGAGAATGCGCTGGTACCGCCGATGGGCGAAACCTCGGTGCCTCTGCCTTCCGATGCCGGAAGCACCATTACCTACCGGACCATTAATGATTATGGCGCGCTAACGGCCAGAACGCAGGGCGTTATGCAATAA
- a CDS encoding fimbrial protein, protein MQRITTGLLMLLISSQAPAEGMMRFQGVIIAEACRVEAGDRQMTVNMGQIGSYRLHEPGEDTNPVPFDIHLQDCTTAVSERVGIAFRGVADGKNPDVLSVGEGPGIASGIGIALFDAEDNLVPLNSPPLAWTPLHSGPLTLHFVAKYRATGRQITGGIANAQAWFALTYQ, encoded by the coding sequence ATGCAAAGGATAACCACCGGTCTGTTGATGTTGCTCATCTCCTCGCAGGCCCCGGCGGAAGGCATGATGCGTTTTCAGGGCGTCATTATTGCTGAAGCCTGTCGCGTCGAGGCGGGCGATCGCCAGATGACGGTCAATATGGGGCAAATCGGCAGTTATCGTCTGCATGAGCCTGGAGAGGACACCAATCCCGTCCCTTTTGATATTCATCTTCAGGACTGCACCACGGCAGTCAGCGAGCGCGTCGGGATCGCCTTTCGGGGCGTCGCCGATGGTAAAAACCCGGACGTGCTGTCCGTCGGCGAAGGCCCTGGAATTGCCAGCGGCATCGGCATCGCCCTGTTTGACGCTGAGGATAACTTGGTGCCGCTGAACAGCCCGCCACTCGCCTGGACACCGCTGCATAGCGGCCCGTTGACCCTGCACTTTGTTGCCAAATACCGGGCGACAGGCAGACAAATTACCGGCGGCATCGCCAATGCGCAGGCGTGGTTTGCCCTGACGTACCAGTAA
- the fimA gene encoding type 1 fimbrial major subunit FimA gives MKLKTLALTALSALCLSPVVFADTTVVNGGTVHFKGEVVNAACAVDADSLEQTVPMGQVRTAKLATAGSTSNSVGFNIQLNDCDTTVATKASIAFSGTAVNSENANVLALQSSASGSATNVGVQILDRTGTPLALDGASFSTAVTLNDGNNVLPFQARYFATGKATAGTANADATFKVQYE, from the coding sequence ATGAAATTGAAAACGCTGGCGCTTACCGCCCTGTCTGCTCTGTGCCTGAGCCCGGTAGTATTTGCTGATACCACCGTGGTCAATGGCGGCACGGTGCATTTTAAAGGCGAAGTGGTTAACGCTGCCTGCGCGGTAGATGCCGATTCTCTCGAGCAAACCGTGCCAATGGGCCAGGTACGTACTGCCAAGCTTGCTACCGCAGGCAGCACCAGTAATTCCGTGGGCTTCAATATTCAGTTGAACGACTGTGATACTACCGTCGCAACGAAAGCGTCTATCGCGTTTTCGGGCACCGCGGTCAACAGCGAAAATGCCAATGTACTGGCGCTGCAAAGCTCTGCCTCCGGTAGCGCGACCAACGTCGGCGTACAGATCCTTGACCGAACCGGCACGCCGCTTGCGCTGGATGGTGCATCGTTTAGCACTGCAGTGACCCTGAACGACGGCAATAACGTTCTGCCTTTCCAGGCACGTTACTTCGCCACCGGAAAAGCCACTGCTGGTACCGCAAATGCGGATGCCACGTTCAAAGTGCAATACGAATAA
- a CDS encoding winged helix-turn-helix domain-containing protein — MVYIINEALIYDAQAHLLHYTCDDKTVTLPIPASNCFKILLDNHGEIISQETLLTRVWNARGMNVNANTLHQNISLLRKALSQIENGRSVIKTIPKRGFTIPTDVTIQQKIQDVESDPPENEMAEVAAPPGVMTAVPIEKGVFLRRKGIRSFIAAGALLLPLVVVLWHIITPPRNYFSAYIEINDSEECKVFVNNIPDDSVIFQSLIKRSAVDCGARRWVYITGNHVADYPSFIACRNQPGTGLSPGCQSFYFFY; from the coding sequence GTGGTTTATATTATAAATGAAGCACTTATCTATGATGCTCAGGCACATTTACTGCATTACACGTGCGATGATAAAACGGTGACATTACCTATTCCCGCCAGTAACTGCTTTAAAATTTTGCTCGATAATCACGGTGAAATTATTAGTCAGGAAACATTGCTTACGCGCGTCTGGAATGCGCGAGGGATGAATGTGAATGCGAATACTTTACATCAAAATATTTCGCTATTGCGAAAAGCGTTATCACAAATAGAAAATGGCCGAAGCGTTATAAAAACCATTCCAAAACGCGGATTCACTATTCCGACTGACGTGACTATTCAGCAAAAAATTCAGGATGTAGAGTCTGACCCTCCTGAAAATGAAATGGCTGAAGTCGCTGCGCCGCCTGGCGTTATGACCGCAGTGCCGATTGAAAAAGGTGTCTTCCTGAGGCGAAAGGGCATCCGGAGTTTCATTGCGGCTGGCGCGCTTTTATTGCCGCTGGTGGTCGTGTTGTGGCATATCATCACGCCGCCGAGAAACTATTTTTCCGCTTACATTGAAATCAATGATAGCGAAGAATGTAAAGTGTTTGTGAACAACATTCCTGATGACAGCGTGATTTTTCAGTCGCTAATCAAACGTTCGGCGGTCGATTGTGGTGCCCGCCGCTGGGTTTACATTACAGGAAATCACGTCGCTGACTATCCATCATTTATTGCCTGCCGTAACCAGCCTGGCACCGGGCTCAGCCCCGGCTGCCAGTCGTTCTACTTTTTTTATTGA
- a CDS encoding ParB/Srx family N-terminal domain-containing protein, with protein sequence MTDYWWKDLLDRNAQWQGLELIVRETDCAQTLQMLSGHHGRMALKVRGETLFWATVLSDHSGVWLVFNADHPDRQNLLPPVTSQDVEVIARKGREAWTGEWCRYFARQLMTLPSPLLAPRRWLIRPMEQVKDRAPYALKTPLTAENWHFQSPASTDKMGCDWTLYAEDMADLTQPEKVRLVDWWWGGNLLLGRYPIDTDAGRLKWWRKKSREGQLPPILVWYIAGLASFVILDGHYRFQAAREEGIPPEFLVISELNEQVFTPDPEQQARILRSLELQQRKKPDFNVDGMNQTLINLYDNRYLYASTSSRAILGKGDGWTREVSDYLRRHQLEGYLEKILNRQE encoded by the coding sequence ATGACTGACTACTGGTGGAAAGACCTTCTCGACCGTAACGCGCAGTGGCAGGGTCTTGAGCTTATCGTCCGCGAGACGGATTGCGCACAAACCCTGCAAATGCTGAGCGGTCATCACGGGCGTATGGCGCTGAAAGTACGCGGTGAAACGCTGTTCTGGGCCACGGTACTGTCAGACCACTCCGGCGTCTGGCTGGTATTTAATGCCGATCATCCGGACCGGCAAAACCTGCTGCCGCCGGTCACATCACAGGATGTGGAAGTCATTGCACGTAAGGGACGGGAGGCATGGACCGGCGAGTGGTGCCGCTATTTTGCCCGTCAGTTAATGACGCTGCCCTCACCGCTACTGGCCCCGCGCCGCTGGTTGATAAGACCGATGGAGCAGGTAAAAGATCGCGCCCCTTATGCGCTAAAAACACCGTTAACGGCGGAAAACTGGCATTTTCAGTCACCGGCCAGTACGGACAAAATGGGCTGCGACTGGACGCTGTATGCGGAGGACATGGCCGATCTTACCCAGCCGGAAAAAGTCAGGCTGGTGGACTGGTGGTGGGGCGGTAATCTGCTGCTGGGGCGCTATCCGATCGATACGGATGCCGGACGGCTGAAGTGGTGGCGCAAAAAATCGCGTGAAGGTCAGCTTCCGCCGATCCTCGTCTGGTATATCGCCGGGCTGGCATCGTTCGTGATCCTCGACGGACACTACCGGTTCCAGGCCGCGCGTGAAGAGGGCATCCCGCCCGAATTTTTAGTGATAAGCGAACTTAACGAGCAGGTCTTTACCCCGGATCCCGAACAACAGGCGCGCATATTACGTTCGCTGGAGCTTCAGCAGCGCAAAAAACCGGACTTTAACGTTGATGGCATGAATCAGACGCTGATCAATCTCTACGATAACCGCTATCTGTATGCGTCTACCAGCAGCCGGGCGATACTGGGAAAAGGTGATGGCTGGACGCGTGAGGTCAGCGACTATCTGCGGCGGCATCAGCTTGAAGGCTATCTGGAGAAGATCCTTAACCGGCAGGAATGA